One Lachnospiraceae bacterium C1.1 genomic region harbors:
- a CDS encoding response regulator, producing MEDKSRKIVFIIKKQSFLVNTIIDKLTESDYNVIIAETTVSDLKQKLTLTDQVIFYLGDFISEINDVMVYLRDLCIEEEKYLYLIGSKVEIDEAKKAFSSDVVTHAFERPINVKDLIGTISDIRNESERRKSILVVDDDATFLRAVHSWLSDTYRVTMVSSGMNAITYLAKHTPDLILLDYEMPVASGPQILEMIRNEATTSNTPVIFLTGKGDKESVVKVLALKPDGYLLKTMKPFEIHKAVDDFFEGRKGKFI from the coding sequence ATGGAAGATAAGTCCAGGAAAATCGTTTTTATAATCAAAAAGCAGTCATTTCTTGTAAACACCATTATAGATAAACTCACAGAATCTGACTACAACGTGATAATAGCAGAAACTACAGTTTCTGACCTTAAGCAAAAGCTAACTCTGACTGATCAGGTCATCTTTTACCTAGGTGATTTTATTTCTGAAATTAATGATGTAATGGTTTATTTAAGAGATCTCTGTATCGAAGAGGAAAAATATCTCTACCTTATAGGTTCAAAAGTTGAAATAGATGAAGCCAAAAAAGCTTTTTCTTCAGATGTTGTAACTCACGCATTTGAGCGTCCCATTAATGTTAAAGATCTGATCGGCACTATTTCCGATATCAGAAATGAATCAGAAAGAAGAAAAAGCATACTGGTCGTTGACGATGATGCTACTTTTCTTCGGGCTGTACACAGCTGGCTTTCTGATACCTACAGGGTAACGATGGTAAGCTCCGGAATGAATGCCATAACTTATCTTGCAAAGCACACTCCTGACCTTATTTTATTAGATTACGAAATGCCGGTAGCAAGCGGTCCCCAGATCCTTGAAATGATACGTAACGAAGCTACCACCAGCAATACTCCGGTCATTTTCCTTACAGGAAAGGGTGATAAAGAAAGCGTTGTAAAAGTGCTTGCCCTAAAGCCCGATGGCTATCTCCTGAAAACTATGAAACCTTTCGAAATTCATAAAGCCGTTGATGACTTTTTTGAGGGAAGAAAAGGTAAATTTATCTGA
- a CDS encoding 2-dehydropantoate 2-reductase has translation MIKNAAVIGAGAVGSYFIWGLCEKNPECISLIAKGERKERLEKNGVIINDKNYFPPVKSPEEASGVDLLIIAVKKNALDGILDEVKTIVKENTVVICPMNGIDSEEILSTVIPRKNIIWSLIKIASERNGNSIRFEPKTTLGVYYGERDTEEFTPRMQDIEEFFKDTGMHLNPCKDILKQIWYKFALNVGNNLPQAILGVGMGAYDDSEHVNFIYERLVEEAIAVAAANGVDISDRKGIVFSGRDKRARYSTLQDLDNKRHTEVEMFGGTMIEMGKKYNIAVPYATFCYHAIKALEEKNDGKFDYE, from the coding sequence ATGATAAAAAATGCTGCTGTGATAGGTGCCGGAGCCGTAGGCTCATATTTCATATGGGGACTTTGTGAGAAAAATCCTGAATGTATCAGTTTGATAGCAAAGGGAGAAAGAAAAGAGAGGCTTGAAAAAAACGGGGTAATAATAAATGATAAAAATTATTTTCCTCCGGTAAAAAGTCCTGAAGAAGCTTCAGGAGTTGATCTTTTGATTATTGCAGTTAAGAAAAATGCTCTTGATGGTATTCTTGATGAAGTTAAAACAATTGTTAAAGAGAACACCGTTGTTATCTGCCCTATGAATGGAATTGATTCTGAAGAAATTTTATCTACAGTGATCCCTAGGAAAAATATCATCTGGTCTTTAATAAAGATCGCGTCAGAGAGAAATGGAAACTCGATAAGATTTGAACCTAAGACAACCTTGGGTGTTTATTACGGAGAGAGGGATACAGAAGAATTTACGCCCAGAATGCAAGATATAGAAGAGTTTTTTAAGGATACAGGAATGCATCTAAATCCCTGCAAGGATATACTTAAGCAGATATGGTATAAGTTTGCGCTTAATGTGGGAAATAACCTTCCGCAGGCAATCCTGGGTGTGGGAATGGGTGCCTATGATGACAGCGAACATGTGAACTTTATATACGAAAGACTTGTTGAGGAGGCTATAGCTGTTGCCGCAGCAAACGGTGTCGATATATCAGACAGAAAGGGTATAGTTTTCAGCGGAAGGGATAAGAGAGCCAGATATTCAACACTCCAGGATCTTGATAATAAAAGACACACTGAAGTAGAAATGTTTGGCGGAACTATGATCGAGATGGGTAAAAAATACAATATAGCGGTGCCTTATGCGACATTTTGTTACCATGCGATAAAAGCACTGGAAGAGAAGAATGACGGTAAATTTGATTACGAATAA
- a CDS encoding alpha-amylase family glycosyl hydrolase, with the protein MAHEWLDDAIFYEIYPQSFCDSNSDGIGDLRGIIKKLDYILDLGCNAIWINPAFDSPFVDAGYDVRDYYRVAPRYGTNEDMRLVFREAHRRGMHVLLDLVPGHTSSECKWFKESSKAEKNKYTDRYIWTDNIWTEPEQKVTNITGYIRGGSERNGAAAVNFFTAQPALNYGFARTDEPWQQSVDAQGPMETREELKNIMRFWLDMGCDGFRVDMAMSLVKNDDDQSATIKLWQDFREFLDREYPEAVMVSEWGQPDKSLAGGFHMDFLLHFGPSNYLDLFRVDHPYFSREGKGDAHAFFEKYMRNKHLSDKGDGLICIPSGNHDMVRLAHKLDMEEMKIAFAFLLSMPGVPFIYYGDEIGMKYLDGIKSVEGGYERTGSRSPMQWNHSTNAGFSTAPAEDLYIMLDPSEDRPTVEDEMKDEDSLLSTVMELTRVRAEHPALHNRSAFKLLHCEKHSYPLVYERSSEEEGSILVFLNPSDKTVELDFSLPEKCKTIYRHGGSLRRGEGIIEVPGASVNFIKI; encoded by the coding sequence ATGGCACATGAATGGCTGGATGACGCAATTTTTTATGAGATTTACCCGCAATCGTTCTGTGATAGTAATTCTGACGGAATAGGTGATCTAAGAGGAATTATCAAGAAACTTGACTATATTCTGGATTTGGGATGTAATGCGATATGGATAAATCCGGCATTTGATTCTCCATTTGTTGATGCCGGTTATGATGTACGTGATTATTACAGGGTTGCTCCGAGATATGGAACAAATGAGGATATGAGACTGGTGTTCAGAGAGGCTCATAGAAGAGGAATGCATGTACTCTTAGATCTTGTTCCGGGTCATACATCTTCGGAATGCAAATGGTTTAAGGAATCTTCTAAAGCAGAGAAAAATAAATATACAGACAGATATATTTGGACAGATAATATCTGGACAGAGCCTGAACAGAAGGTCACTAACATTACAGGTTATATTAGAGGCGGTAGTGAGAGAAACGGGGCAGCAGCAGTCAATTTCTTTACGGCACAGCCGGCTCTTAACTATGGATTTGCGAGGACTGATGAGCCCTGGCAGCAGAGTGTAGATGCGCAGGGACCTATGGAGACCAGGGAAGAATTAAAGAACATCATGCGCTTCTGGCTTGATATGGGCTGTGATGGTTTCAGAGTGGATATGGCCATGTCTCTCGTGAAAAATGATGATGATCAGAGCGCAACCATTAAATTATGGCAGGATTTCAGAGAATTTCTGGACAGGGAATATCCTGAGGCAGTTATGGTTTCAGAATGGGGGCAGCCGGATAAATCTCTGGCAGGTGGTTTTCACATGGATTTTCTTCTTCATTTTGGACCTTCAAATTACCTGGATCTTTTCAGGGTGGATCATCCTTATTTCAGTAGGGAAGGGAAGGGAGATGCACACGCATTTTTTGAAAAATATATGAGAAACAAACATCTTTCAGATAAGGGTGACGGACTCATATGCATACCTTCCGGAAATCACGACATGGTAAGACTTGCACATAAACTGGATATGGAAGAAATGAAGATAGCTTTTGCTTTTCTTTTATCCATGCCTGGAGTCCCTTTTATTTACTATGGCGATGAGATAGGAATGAAGTATCTTGATGGAATCAAGTCTGTAGAGGGTGGATATGAGAGAACCGGTTCGAGAAGTCCCATGCAGTGGAATCATTCTACTAATGCCGGATTTTCAACAGCACCGGCAGAAGATCTCTATATAATGCTTGATCCGTCGGAAGACAGACCGACAGTTGAGGATGAAATGAAGGATGAAGATTCACTTCTTTCTACAGTTATGGAGCTTACAAGGGTGAGAGCAGAACATCCGGCTCTTCACAACAGAAGCGCATTTAAGCTCCTTCATTGTGAGAAGCATAGCTACCCTCTTGTTTATGAACGCTCTTCAGAAGAAGAAGGAAGTATATTAGTGTTCCTTAATCCATCTGATAAAACGGTTGAACTTGATTTCTCACTTCCTGAAAAATGTAAAACAATATATCGTCATGGTGGAAGTCTTAGACGTGGGGAAGGAATAATAGAGGTTCCCGGAGCAAGTGTAAATTTCATTAAGATTTAA
- a CDS encoding replication-associated recombination protein A: MDIFDFMRQNSMEKESPLAARMRPSTLDEIVGQEHIVGKDKMLYRAIKADKLSSIILYGPPGTGKTTIAKVIANTTKAEFVQLNATVAGKKDMEGVVEAAKQNRGMYSKKTILFIDEIHRFNKGQQDYLLPFVEDGTVILIGATTENPFFEVNGALISRSVIFELKPLTVENIRNLISRALTDKEKGLGAYNAEIDSDALDFLADISNGDARSALNAIELAVMTTEKAEDGKIHIDLETASECIQKKVVRYDMDGDNHYDTISAFIKSMRGSDPDAAVFYLAKMLNAGEDIKFIARRMVICASEDVGNADPQALQVAVAAFLAIERIGMPEARIILSQAVTYIATAPKSNAAYMAIDDALRTEQQTERITIPSHLQDAHYKSAEKLGHGVGYKYAHSYPNHYVKQQYMPYELDGKEFYSPTGMGYEKKIREHMKNLRKSAEENQGG; this comes from the coding sequence ATGGATATTTTTGATTTTATGAGACAGAACAGCATGGAAAAGGAGTCACCGCTTGCTGCGAGAATGAGACCCTCCACACTTGATGAAATAGTTGGACAGGAACATATCGTTGGCAAGGATAAGATGCTCTACCGTGCGATAAAAGCGGATAAACTTTCGTCAATTATACTTTATGGACCTCCAGGGACAGGTAAGACGACGATTGCCAAAGTAATAGCAAATACGACAAAAGCAGAATTCGTTCAGCTTAATGCAACTGTTGCCGGGAAAAAAGATATGGAAGGTGTTGTTGAAGCTGCAAAGCAAAACCGTGGCATGTATTCTAAGAAAACAATACTTTTTATAGATGAGATACACAGATTTAATAAAGGCCAGCAGGACTATCTTTTGCCTTTTGTAGAAGATGGAACAGTGATACTGATTGGTGCAACAACAGAAAATCCCTTTTTTGAGGTAAACGGGGCTTTGATCTCACGTTCGGTCATATTTGAACTAAAACCTCTTACGGTTGAGAATATAAGAAATCTTATCAGCAGGGCACTCACAGATAAGGAAAAGGGTCTTGGAGCCTATAATGCAGAAATAGATTCGGATGCTTTGGATTTTCTTGCAGATATATCCAATGGAGATGCGCGATCTGCACTAAATGCAATAGAGCTTGCAGTAATGACAACAGAAAAGGCAGAAGACGGTAAGATACATATTGATCTGGAGACAGCTTCAGAATGCATTCAGAAAAAAGTCGTAAGATATGACATGGACGGAGATAATCATTACGATACTATTTCTGCTTTTATAAAAAGTATGAGAGGATCAGATCCGGATGCTGCAGTTTTTTATCTCGCAAAAATGCTGAATGCCGGAGAGGATATTAAATTTATAGCCCGTAGAATGGTGATATGTGCATCGGAGGATGTCGGAAATGCCGATCCGCAGGCTCTTCAGGTCGCAGTTGCAGCCTTTCTGGCAATAGAAAGAATAGGAATGCCGGAAGCGAGGATAATTCTTTCGCAGGCCGTGACATATATTGCGACTGCGCCTAAAAGCAATGCAGCATATATGGCAATTGATGATGCACTTCGTACAGAACAGCAAACAGAAAGGATCACGATACCTTCGCACCTGCAGGATGCACATTACAAAAGTGCAGAAAAGCTTGGACATGGAGTTGGCTATAAATATGCCCATAGTTATCCAAATCACTATGTAAAACAGCAATACATGCCCTATGAACTGGATGGAAAAGAATTCTATTCACCGACAGGAATGGGCTATGAGAAAAAAATACGTGAACACATGAAAAATTTAAGGAAATCAGCAGAGGAAAATCAGGGAGGATAA
- the pheS gene encoding phenylalanine--tRNA ligase subunit alpha, producing the protein MKAKLEEIRQKAMEAIRESANSDKLNDVRVSILGKKGELTALLKGMKDVAPEDRPKVGAIVNETRAEIEKALDDARKKLERAAREAQMKAEKIDVTLPAKKPAIGHRHPNTIALDEIERIFVGLGYEVIDSPEVEKDYYNFEALNIPADHPAKDEQDTFYINGDILLRTQTSGAQVHEMEKGRLPIRMICPGRVYRSDEVDATHSPVFHQVEGMVVDEKTTFADLKGTLTEFAKELFGEDTKVKFRPHHFPFTEPSAEMDVSCFKCGGKGCRFCKGEGWIEILGCGMVHPHVLEMSGIDPIKYRGFAFGVGLERIALLKYEIDDMRLMYENDVRFLNQF; encoded by the coding sequence ATGAAGGCGAAACTCGAAGAAATCAGACAGAAGGCAATGGAAGCGATCAGGGAAAGTGCCAACTCCGATAAACTTAACGATGTCAGAGTCAGCATCCTTGGAAAAAAAGGTGAGCTTACTGCGCTCCTTAAAGGAATGAAGGATGTTGCACCCGAGGACAGACCAAAGGTCGGAGCTATTGTCAATGAAACAAGGGCAGAAATTGAAAAGGCTCTTGATGATGCGCGTAAAAAGCTTGAAAGAGCAGCAAGAGAAGCTCAGATGAAGGCAGAGAAAATAGATGTTACACTTCCTGCCAAAAAGCCGGCAATCGGTCATCGTCATCCTAACACGATAGCACTCGATGAAATAGAGAGAATTTTTGTAGGACTTGGATATGAAGTAATAGACAGTCCTGAAGTAGAGAAAGATTATTATAATTTCGAAGCTTTGAATATTCCCGCAGATCACCCTGCAAAGGACGAGCAGGATACATTTTATATCAACGGAGACATTCTTCTTAGAACCCAGACTTCAGGAGCTCAGGTTCATGAGATGGAAAAAGGCAGACTTCCTATCAGAATGATCTGTCCCGGAAGAGTTTACCGTTCAGATGAAGTCGATGCTACACATTCACCTGTATTCCACCAGGTTGAGGGTATGGTAGTTGATGAAAAGACAACATTCGCAGATCTCAAGGGAACTCTTACAGAGTTCGCCAAAGAGCTTTTCGGAGAAGATACAAAGGTTAAATTCAGACCTCATCACTTCCCGTTTACCGAGCCTTCTGCCGAGATGGATGTTTCATGCTTTAAGTGCGGCGGTAAGGGCTGCCGTTTCTGTAAGGGTGAAGGCTGGATCGAGATATTAGGCTGCGGAATGGTTCATCCACATGTTCTTGAGATGAGCGGAATCGATCCGATAAAATACCGCGGATTCGCATTTGGCGTAGGTCTTGAAAGAATCGCACTCTTAAAGTATGAGATCGATGATATGAGACTTATGTATGAAAATGACGTAAGATTCTTAAATCAGTTCTGA
- a CDS encoding helix-turn-helix transcriptional regulator — translation MSILGDKLNQYIEESGYSVNKLATLSGVNRTSIVRMINANRLPEQHNIEKLLPYLKLTNDQKEGLWKTYEITSSGESLYERRQYMLKMMRGVYSPGFSEKVIQPNKPDLDIPYPDTGKLKDYSILHGRYEVAHRLVLTILTQPDNDVCVFAPFTNDFISDFFKHFTLKNSKSLHIRHMTHFIKNPCKENHINYNLSILAHILPLSFTSNIDYDVYFTYVTAPLTPQSQIMYPYYLIIGNCLILISLDFDSAIFIYSQEMIDEYRKNFNSIINEAERLVHSTSNIKRLSEYFPPTNIKRSGFCKFGSQPWLFSLFEIDDVIDNLHISDDLRKLIIETAKMHADSGKKIESHISFFSENGLRLFATDGIIMNFPKDVIPHFNKNMRIKALQRLKEDCCRHGYIIRAINEQAFPLNPHLSIQVTQENRLAVSLIDHEKEEFKVFYMNEPTLMDAFVDFLEYCATSPFLCSDLAYSEDRTLEIIDECIELVKKPSK, via the coding sequence ATGTCAATTCTTGGTGACAAATTAAATCAATATATCGAAGAAAGCGGTTACTCTGTAAATAAGCTTGCAACACTTTCAGGTGTCAACCGTACTTCAATAGTCAGGATGATCAATGCAAACCGTCTTCCTGAGCAGCACAATATAGAAAAACTGCTTCCATACCTTAAGCTGACTAACGATCAGAAAGAAGGTCTATGGAAAACCTATGAAATAACCTCCTCCGGTGAATCCCTATATGAGCGACGTCAGTATATGCTTAAGATGATGCGCGGAGTCTACAGTCCCGGCTTTAGTGAAAAAGTTATACAACCTAATAAACCCGATCTGGATATTCCCTATCCGGATACAGGCAAATTGAAGGATTACAGTATCCTTCACGGAAGATATGAAGTAGCACACAGGCTTGTTCTTACCATACTTACGCAACCTGATAATGATGTATGCGTATTTGCTCCTTTTACAAATGATTTTATTTCGGATTTTTTTAAGCATTTTACTCTGAAGAATTCAAAGTCTCTGCATATACGCCATATGACTCATTTTATAAAGAATCCATGCAAGGAGAACCATATAAACTATAATCTCTCGATTTTAGCTCATATTCTTCCTCTTTCATTTACCAGCAACATTGACTACGATGTCTACTTTACATATGTAACAGCTCCTCTTACACCGCAGTCACAGATAATGTATCCTTATTACCTTATCATAGGAAATTGCCTGATACTTATCTCACTTGATTTTGACAGTGCGATTTTTATTTATTCACAGGAAATGATAGATGAATACCGCAAAAACTTTAATTCCATTATCAATGAAGCTGAGCGTCTGGTTCATTCAACTTCAAATATCAAAAGACTTTCGGAGTATTTTCCGCCAACTAATATAAAGCGTTCGGGCTTCTGTAAATTTGGCTCACAGCCCTGGCTCTTCAGTCTTTTTGAAATCGATGATGTTATTGATAATCTTCATATTTCAGATGATCTGCGTAAACTTATTATAGAAACCGCTAAAATGCATGCAGACAGCGGTAAAAAAATAGAGTCACATATCAGCTTCTTTTCAGAGAACGGACTTAGACTTTTTGCTACAGATGGAATTATAATGAACTTTCCTAAGGATGTAATTCCTCATTTCAACAAAAATATGAGGATCAAGGCCTTGCAAAGGCTAAAAGAAGACTGCTGTCGTCATGGTTATATCATACGTGCAATAAATGAACAGGCATTTCCGCTGAATCCACATTTAAGTATTCAGGTTACTCAGGAAAACAGGCTTGCGGTTTCCCTGATCGATCACGAAAAGGAAGAATTCAAAGTTTTTTATATGAATGAGCCGACGCTTATGGACGCCTTTGTAGATTTCCTTGAATATTGTGCCACAAGCCCGTTCCTTTGCTCTGACCTTGCTTATTCAGAAGACAGAACCTTAGAAATCATTGATGAATGTATAGAATTAGTAAAAAAGCCTTCAAAATAA
- the deoD gene encoding purine-nucleoside phosphorylase, with protein MGTPHNSAEKGDIAKTVLMPGDPLRAKYIAETYLENPKCFNQVRGMYGYTGRYNGKEISVMAHGMGIPSVAIYTYELFNFYDVDNIIRIGSAGGLQDDVNLKDIVIAMSATTDSAYVKNFGISGSYAPTADFGLLEKAVAAARKRNVNFHVGNVNCTDIFYADSKENDSLRAMGVLCSEMESAGLYCNAAKAGKHALTILTISDHLYKTEELTAEERQTGFGQMMEIALDVASSL; from the coding sequence ATGGGTACACCTCATAATAGTGCTGAAAAAGGCGATATCGCAAAAACAGTTCTTATGCCCGGAGATCCTCTGCGTGCAAAATATATTGCAGAGACATATTTAGAAAACCCAAAATGTTTTAATCAGGTTCGTGGAATGTACGGGTACACAGGACGCTATAACGGAAAAGAAATTTCTGTCATGGCTCATGGAATGGGAATTCCATCAGTTGCTATTTACACCTACGAGCTCTTTAATTTTTATGACGTCGATAATATCATAAGAATCGGAAGTGCCGGAGGTTTACAGGATGATGTAAATCTTAAAGATATTGTTATTGCAATGTCAGCAACCACAGATTCAGCTTATGTCAAAAACTTCGGGATCAGCGGTTCTTATGCGCCAACTGCTGACTTTGGCCTTTTGGAAAAAGCCGTTGCCGCTGCCAGAAAAAGGAATGTCAATTTCCATGTAGGCAATGTTAACTGCACCGATATTTTTTATGCCGACAGCAAGGAAAATGACAGTTTAAGAGCTATGGGCGTTCTCTGTTCTGAAATGGAATCGGCAGGTCTTTACTGCAATGCTGCAAAAGCAGGGAAGCATGCCCTCACTATCCTCACCATTTCTGATCATCTTTATAAAACTGAGGAGCTTACCGCTGAAGAGCGTCAGACAGGCTTTGGCCAGATGATGGAGATTGCTCTTGATGTTGCAAGCAGCCTTTGA
- a CDS encoding SEL1-like repeat protein: MSNDKMLKLIDKAARGDIEAAAELGEGYMKGTFGSKNMEKALKWTSYAAKRGDLKAMELLKKIEKKAAK, translated from the coding sequence ATGTCAAACGATAAAATGCTTAAACTTATAGATAAGGCAGCAAGAGGAGATATTGAAGCGGCAGCAGAGCTTGGTGAGGGTTATATGAAGGGGACCTTTGGAAGCAAAAATATGGAAAAAGCGCTTAAATGGACATCGTATGCAGCTAAACGTGGGGATCTGAAGGCTATGGAGCTTCTTAAGAAAATAGAAAAAAAGGCGGCTAAGTAA